In one Paenibacillus sp. JQZ6Y-1 genomic region, the following are encoded:
- the thrS gene encoding threonine--tRNA ligase, with protein MAIEIKLPDGSVRQYEEGNNIGDVANSISKSLFKNAVAGKLDGIVVDLNTPLHNGALVEIVTADSADGLEVIRHSTAHLTAQAVKRLFGAKEVKLGVGPVIEDGFYYDMDLEHSLNPEDLQKIEKEMERIVNENLPITRREVSRAEALNIFGELEDPYKIELIEALPEDSIITIYDQGEFFDLCRGPHVPSTGKLKIFKLLSVAGAYWRGDSKNKMLQRIYGTAFNKKAELEQHLHFLEEAKKRDHRKLGKELGMFTFSNLVGQGLPIWLPNGAKLRRTLERYIVDLEERLGYSHVYTPVLGNVELYKTSGHWEHYQEDMFPVMSMDNEELVLRPMNCPHHMMVYKSDLRSYRDLPIRIAELGMMHRYEMSGALTGLHRVRAMTLNDAHLFVRPDQIKDEFARVIQLVQQVYKDFGISDYRFRLSYRDPQDTEKYFPNDEMWEMSQRMLREVVEDLDLPFFEAEGEAAFYGPKLDVQIRTALGKEETLSTVQLDFLLPERFELEYIGDDGQKHRPVVIHRGVISTMERFTAFLLENFAGSLPLWLSPVQAKVIPVSTAFEEYARKVEDQLRLSGVTVEADLRNEKLGYKIREAQLEKIPYMFVVGENEMNANSVSVRKRGEGDIGAMPLDEVAKLLSQQIADRTIF; from the coding sequence ATGGCAATCGAAATTAAACTGCCTGACGGTTCGGTCCGTCAGTACGAAGAAGGCAATAACATCGGCGATGTCGCCAATTCCATCAGCAAAAGTCTGTTCAAAAACGCCGTAGCTGGCAAACTGGACGGCATCGTAGTCGATCTGAACACACCACTGCATAACGGCGCACTGGTTGAGATCGTAACCGCAGATAGCGCAGACGGTTTGGAAGTCATCCGTCACAGTACCGCTCACTTGACTGCACAAGCAGTCAAACGCCTGTTTGGCGCCAAAGAAGTGAAGCTGGGCGTCGGTCCTGTGATCGAAGACGGTTTCTACTACGATATGGATCTGGAGCATTCACTGAACCCGGAAGATCTGCAAAAGATCGAAAAGGAAATGGAACGCATCGTGAACGAAAATCTGCCAATTACACGCCGAGAAGTAAGTCGCGCCGAAGCGCTGAACATTTTCGGTGAATTGGAAGATCCTTACAAAATCGAGCTGATCGAAGCGCTGCCGGAAGACAGCATCATTACGATCTATGATCAAGGCGAATTTTTCGATCTGTGCCGTGGACCGCACGTACCATCCACAGGCAAACTGAAAATTTTCAAATTGCTGAGCGTAGCTGGTGCATACTGGCGCGGCGACAGCAAAAACAAAATGCTGCAACGCATCTACGGTACAGCATTTAACAAAAAAGCCGAGCTGGAACAGCATCTGCATTTCCTCGAAGAAGCGAAGAAACGCGATCATCGTAAGCTGGGTAAAGAGCTGGGCATGTTCACCTTCTCCAATCTGGTTGGTCAAGGTCTGCCGATCTGGCTGCCAAACGGTGCAAAGCTGCGCCGTACATTGGAGCGTTATATCGTCGATCTGGAAGAAAGATTGGGCTACAGCCACGTCTACACACCAGTACTTGGTAACGTAGAACTGTACAAAACATCCGGTCACTGGGAGCACTACCAAGAAGATATGTTCCCAGTTATGAGCATGGACAACGAAGAACTCGTCCTGCGTCCAATGAACTGTCCGCACCATATGATGGTGTATAAGAGTGATCTGCGAAGCTATCGTGATCTGCCGATCCGTATCGCTGAGCTAGGCATGATGCACCGTTACGAAATGTCCGGCGCATTGACTGGTCTGCACCGTGTACGCGCAATGACCTTGAACGACGCGCATCTGTTCGTTCGTCCAGATCAGATCAAGGATGAGTTTGCTCGTGTGATTCAATTGGTACAACAAGTATACAAAGACTTCGGCATTAGTGATTACCGCTTCCGTCTGTCGTACCGCGATCCACAGGATACTGAGAAATATTTCCCGAACGACGAAATGTGGGAAATGTCCCAGCGTATGCTGCGTGAAGTTGTTGAAGATCTGGACCTGCCATTCTTCGAAGCTGAAGGCGAAGCAGCATTCTACGGTCCGAAGCTGGACGTACAAATCCGTACCGCACTGGGCAAAGAAGAAACACTGTCCACTGTACAGCTGGACTTCCTGCTGCCAGAGCGCTTTGAACTGGAATACATCGGTGACGATGGTCAGAAGCACCGTCCGGTCGTTATTCACCGCGGCGTTATTAGTACGATGGAACGCTTCACTGCCTTCCTGCTGGAAAACTTTGCGGGCTCCCTGCCACTGTGGCTGTCCCCAGTTCAAGCAAAAGTTATTCCGGTATCGACTGCATTTGAAGAGTATGCACGTAAAGTCGAAGACCAGCTGCGCCTGAGCGGTGTAACCGTGGAAGCCGATCTGCGCAACGAAAAATTGGGCTACAAAATCCGTGAAGCCCAACTGGAGAAAATTCCGTACATGTTCGTTGTCGGTGAAAATGAAATGAACGCAAACAGCGTTTCCGTACGTAAGCGTGGCGAAGGCGACATCGGTGCTATGCCGCTCGATGAAGTAGCCAAGCTGCTGAGCCAACAAATCGCAGACCGTACCATTTTCTAA
- the liaF gene encoding cell wall-active antibiotics response protein LiaF, translating into MNRHMFRKTFWGLTLIGLGLVFLLDRLDIINWGVRDALFLLWPLFLLEIGLNELLFKCKKDVGGWIMTILGIYFLGRNLDWFDYSFGDLIRLMIPLGFVFFGFRMLTGKGRSDHKRRKHDGEQGNLYTDQPAQPFHASPPPPPAPSSLDDLFNEKLGRQEGTSTSQSSANHHEAADAPSQQGFAEKKGPNLRKDEPSFERGFHEPLHHENVHNQQSQQEHPPGWGHVNPQDWRQHKQDFKDHMRRMKQEKQWHAEQWKQQHKHGHHAGDRFHHRYQQQAYGGDVENRSNFIGDVHIGKDYFELKPLNISHFIGDTMLDLTKAQIPYGVTKINVSAFIGDVKVFIPSGVEVSFKAQGNSFIGNMDIMNRSIDGMMNQLSGETGEDESTGKRVEIAVSVFIGDIRINRVG; encoded by the coding sequence ATGAATCGTCATATGTTCCGCAAAACGTTCTGGGGATTGACGCTGATTGGATTAGGTTTGGTCTTTCTGCTGGATCGACTGGATATTATCAATTGGGGCGTACGAGATGCACTGTTCCTGCTCTGGCCACTCTTTTTGCTAGAGATCGGCTTGAATGAGCTACTGTTTAAATGTAAAAAGGATGTCGGTGGCTGGATTATGACGATACTGGGGATTTATTTCCTCGGTCGCAATCTGGATTGGTTTGACTATTCGTTTGGCGATCTGATTCGCTTGATGATTCCGCTGGGATTTGTGTTTTTCGGCTTCCGTATGCTGACAGGCAAAGGTCGTTCCGATCATAAGCGCAGAAAGCATGACGGAGAGCAAGGAAATCTCTATACCGATCAGCCAGCACAACCTTTCCATGCCAGCCCACCACCGCCACCAGCACCTTCCTCATTAGATGATCTGTTTAACGAAAAGCTGGGACGCCAAGAAGGTACATCCACCTCGCAATCATCTGCTAATCATCATGAAGCGGCAGATGCACCATCTCAGCAAGGCTTTGCTGAGAAAAAAGGTCCTAATCTGCGCAAGGATGAACCGTCTTTTGAGCGAGGTTTTCATGAGCCGCTGCATCATGAAAACGTGCATAATCAACAATCGCAGCAAGAACATCCGCCTGGCTGGGGACATGTGAATCCGCAGGATTGGAGACAGCATAAGCAGGATTTCAAAGATCATATGCGTCGTATGAAGCAAGAGAAGCAATGGCATGCAGAGCAATGGAAGCAGCAGCACAAGCATGGGCATCATGCGGGAGATCGTTTTCACCATCGCTATCAGCAACAGGCATATGGTGGCGATGTCGAGAATCGCTCCAATTTTATCGGTGATGTGCATATCGGCAAAGATTATTTTGAACTGAAGCCGCTTAACATTTCCCATTTTATTGGCGACACGATGCTTGATCTGACCAAAGCACAAATTCCGTACGGTGTGACCAAGATCAATGTGTCTGCTTTTATCGGTGATGTCAAAGTATTTATTCCGAGCGGTGTAGAAGTCAGTTTCAAGGCGCAGGGCAATTCGTTTATCGGTAATATGGATATTATGAATCGCAGCATTGATGGCATGATGAATCAATTGAGCGGTGAGACAGGTGAAGACGAATCGACAGGTAAGAGGGTTGAAATCGCGGTAAGTGTATTTATCGGCGATATCCGAATTAACCGGGTGGGATAA
- a CDS encoding antibiotic biosynthesis monooxygenase family protein, which translates to MYVPLEEQPTPYYAVIFTSQRTEGDRGYGQMSDVMVDLAARQPGFLGVESYRDADGAGLTISYWRDLESIRHWKDNPTHQVAQHKGKEQWYAGYSLKICKVEREYSFEA; encoded by the coding sequence ATGTATGTACCACTGGAAGAGCAACCAACACCCTATTACGCTGTGATCTTCACTAGCCAGCGCACAGAAGGAGATCGCGGGTACGGGCAAATGTCCGATGTGATGGTGGATCTAGCTGCCCGTCAGCCCGGTTTTCTTGGTGTGGAAAGCTATCGCGATGCCGACGGCGCTGGTCTCACAATCTCATACTGGCGCGATCTGGAATCCATTCGTCACTGGAAGGATAACCCTACGCATCAAGTCGCCCAGCATAAAGGGAAAGAACAATGGTACGCCGGTTATTCGCTGAAAATATGCAAAGTAGAGCGTGAATATTCATTTGAAGCATGA
- a CDS encoding S1C family serine protease codes for MEDKNKNQFNNGQNDAGQNNHTANPASNEPTSEQSHYYSYGPFQSLNKDNNNEQSSTSSDHQVEVTPPAPVRPIYSADSNNAMQSNSQNDHLNNLQNTGNGNGGYNGYNGNGYGGNDGNNRKPQFQYNKPKSPVKTVIASVLAGMILMTGGMYGADRANLFTGGEAAATTTGTASTTNATPTESNTVTQAALPAGSADVADVVKTASPAVVKIETYTNSSSGGGSSSNPNYSDPMYRFFFGDQFGGGDSGSGGSGSGNGGGSGSGSSGGLTPLGIGSGFIFDKSGYILTNAHVVGDASTIQVTLEDNKTPYEAKLMGKSTDLDLAVLKIEPTEGQTDFPYISLGNSDNVAIGSWLVAIGNPQGFDHTVTAGVLSAKERSITASDASNGESTKYQHLLQTDASINPGNSGGPLLNMQGQVIGINTAVSEDAQGIGFAIPSNEVAKVVDNLKNGKEIPATPVPFIGASLMTLTPEISKQLGIDTTSGSVVTEVLYRSPAYQADLRSYDVITGINGTTYTNSQDLIAAIQKLKVGDNATLNIIRDGKKMDLKVAIGDRNQYEKTVGTSGTESNQ; via the coding sequence ATGGAAGATAAGAACAAAAATCAGTTTAATAACGGCCAGAACGATGCAGGCCAAAACAATCATACAGCAAACCCTGCTTCAAACGAACCGACTAGCGAGCAATCGCACTACTATTCATACGGTCCTTTTCAATCGCTCAACAAAGACAACAACAATGAGCAATCGTCAACCTCATCCGATCATCAGGTAGAAGTGACGCCTCCTGCTCCAGTTCGTCCCATTTACAGCGCGGACTCCAACAATGCGATGCAAAGCAACTCGCAGAATGATCATCTCAACAATCTGCAAAATACCGGCAACGGCAATGGCGGATACAACGGATATAACGGTAATGGATATGGTGGCAATGACGGAAACAACCGCAAACCTCAATTCCAGTACAACAAACCAAAAAGCCCTGTCAAAACAGTGATCGCTTCCGTACTTGCCGGCATGATCCTAATGACTGGTGGGATGTATGGTGCAGATCGTGCGAACCTGTTTACAGGCGGTGAAGCTGCTGCAACCACAACAGGCACAGCATCTACAACGAACGCGACACCAACAGAAAGCAACACCGTAACACAGGCAGCATTACCTGCTGGATCAGCGGATGTGGCGGACGTAGTAAAAACAGCAAGTCCAGCTGTTGTCAAAATCGAAACGTACACCAATTCCAGCTCCGGTGGCGGAAGCAGCAGCAACCCGAATTATAGCGATCCGATGTACCGATTCTTCTTCGGTGATCAGTTCGGTGGCGGTGACAGCGGCTCTGGTGGTTCAGGTTCCGGCAATGGCGGCGGTAGCGGCAGTGGTTCATCCGGCGGCTTGACTCCGCTCGGCATTGGCTCCGGTTTTATTTTCGATAAAAGCGGCTATATTCTGACCAATGCTCACGTAGTGGGCGATGCCAGTACCATTCAAGTCACACTGGAAGATAACAAAACACCGTATGAAGCCAAACTGATGGGCAAAAGCACAGATCTTGACCTGGCTGTACTGAAAATTGAGCCAACCGAAGGTCAAACCGATTTCCCTTACATTTCTTTGGGCAACTCGGATAATGTAGCCATCGGTAGCTGGTTGGTAGCTATTGGTAACCCACAGGGCTTTGACCACACAGTCACAGCAGGTGTACTGAGTGCGAAAGAGCGTAGTATTACCGCTTCTGACGCTTCCAACGGCGAATCGACCAAATATCAGCATCTGCTGCAAACTGATGCTTCGATTAACCCAGGTAACTCTGGTGGTCCGCTGCTGAATATGCAAGGACAAGTGATCGGGATCAATACTGCGGTAAGTGAAGATGCCCAAGGTATCGGCTTTGCGATTCCGTCCAACGAGGTTGCGAAAGTCGTAGATAACCTGAAAAATGGGAAAGAAATTCCGGCAACTCCGGTTCCATTTATCGGCGCATCTCTGATGACGCTGACACCGGAAATTTCCAAACAGCTGGGTATCGATACAACGAGCGGTTCGGTTGTAACCGAAGTGCTGTACAGATCTCCTGCTTACCAGGCTGACCTGCGCTCGTACGATGTCATTACTGGTATCAATGGTACTACCTATACCAATAGCCAAGATTTGATCGCCGCAATTCAAAAACTAAAAGTCGGCGATAATGCAACACTGAACATCATCCGTGATGGCAAGAAAATGGACCTGAAAGTAGCAATCGGTGATCGCAATCAATACGAGAAAACCGTAGGCACTTCCGGTACAGAGAGCAATCAATAA
- a CDS encoding LysR family transcriptional regulator, translated as MSLQRYRILQKVVHTGSLAIAASELQLTPSAVSHALTSLEQEMGFRLLLRKRDQVQLTAEGELAWQHIRTILHEQQLLMQKVDSLHKLETGVLRLGTFSSVSMRWLPHLLDEYHRLYPQVTIQLRDGAYNEITDWIAAGEIELGFISETHTAGLPFQLLHEDELFCLLPDGHPLAKESELHPEQLRQERWILPVSGCDTGVRSFIAECDWKPYIAYELEDDHSMMAMVRQGHGITILPELIMKESDRQGMQLVRLSGRPCRRIGLTALNLHDLSPAARRFAQCVTEILGHHAPSMNEKLTDYTRFDEGADDDETDVYF; from the coding sequence ATGAGTCTCCAACGATATCGAATCTTGCAAAAAGTAGTACATACCGGAAGTCTTGCAATTGCGGCGAGCGAACTGCAATTGACACCTTCCGCTGTCAGTCATGCGTTGACGTCGTTGGAGCAGGAGATGGGATTCAGATTACTGCTTCGCAAACGCGATCAGGTGCAACTGACTGCCGAAGGCGAACTGGCATGGCAGCATATCCGCACCATTTTGCACGAACAGCAGCTATTGATGCAAAAGGTAGACAGCTTGCACAAACTGGAAACGGGGGTGCTGCGCCTAGGTACTTTTTCCAGCGTGTCGATGCGTTGGCTGCCACATCTGTTGGATGAGTATCACCGACTGTATCCGCAGGTAACCATTCAGCTACGAGACGGTGCGTATAATGAGATCACCGACTGGATTGCCGCAGGAGAGATTGAACTAGGATTTATCAGCGAGACGCATACAGCAGGCTTGCCGTTTCAATTGCTGCATGAAGACGAGCTATTTTGTCTGCTACCTGATGGGCATCCACTGGCGAAGGAGTCAGAGCTTCATCCAGAACAGCTTCGTCAGGAGCGCTGGATTTTGCCTGTGTCGGGTTGTGATACTGGTGTGCGCAGCTTTATAGCGGAATGTGATTGGAAACCGTATATTGCATATGAACTGGAAGATGATCATAGTATGATGGCGATGGTGCGACAAGGGCATGGCATTACCATTTTGCCGGAATTGATTATGAAAGAGTCCGACCGACAAGGCATGCAGCTGGTCAGATTATCCGGTCGTCCTTGTCGTCGCATAGGCTTGACTGCTCTAAATCTCCATGACCTATCGCCCGCCGCTCGTCGTTTTGCACAATGTGTTACAGAGATTCTCGGTCATCATGCACCAAGCATGAATGAGAAACTGACTGACTATACCAGATTTGATGAAGGAGCTGACGATGATGAAACTGATGTTTATTTCTGA
- a CDS encoding sensor histidine kinase, with product MRTKWFKNIKWELIGFFGTVGVLTTLTIYIALSRDYHLLVMPDNWYLYFIGLIAISLIAGYVAGQRVQRRIDNVHLQMTQVAKGNFGARLGHIEDESFNRVHEEFNEMMSTVERKMRILQQLGEREVMERTRETEQAVLEERRRMARDLHDSVSQQLFAIHMSASSLPKVLERNEQQAKLVMDQLIQMSQLAQKQMRALITQLRPMELEDRSLTEALETWFPDYCRHNGLKGIQDIELMGELTEAKERQLFLIIQEALANIVKHADASIVSLSLQEERHHVSLHISDDGRGFEMGLHKQGSYGLTIMAERAEKLGGQAEIISKPGAGTTIRIHIPTFEHKNRGADERGQDQNIAGG from the coding sequence ATGCGGACAAAATGGTTTAAAAATATCAAATGGGAGCTTATTGGCTTCTTCGGTACAGTAGGTGTCTTGACCACACTTACTATCTATATTGCGCTAAGCCGAGATTATCATCTGCTCGTTATGCCAGACAATTGGTATCTGTATTTTATCGGTCTGATCGCGATCTCGCTGATTGCCGGCTATGTTGCCGGTCAGCGGGTACAGCGGCGGATTGATAATGTGCATTTACAGATGACCCAAGTGGCAAAAGGCAATTTTGGTGCTCGACTGGGGCATATCGAGGATGAATCGTTTAACCGTGTGCATGAGGAATTTAACGAAATGATGAGCACGGTAGAACGCAAAATGCGCATCCTACAGCAGCTTGGCGAGCGCGAGGTTATGGAGCGTACGCGTGAAACCGAGCAGGCGGTGCTCGAAGAACGTCGCCGCATGGCGCGCGATCTACACGATTCAGTCAGCCAGCAGCTATTTGCGATTCATATGTCCGCATCGTCGCTGCCTAAGGTGCTGGAGCGCAATGAGCAGCAGGCAAAACTGGTGATGGATCAGCTGATCCAAATGTCGCAGTTAGCACAAAAGCAAATGCGTGCGCTGATTACCCAGCTGCGTCCGATGGAGCTGGAAGATCGCTCGTTGACCGAGGCGCTAGAGACATGGTTTCCCGATTATTGCCGTCACAACGGCTTGAAGGGGATTCAGGATATTGAGCTTATGGGAGAATTGACTGAGGCCAAAGAGCGTCAGCTTTTTCTCATTATTCAAGAGGCACTGGCGAATATCGTCAAACATGCGGACGCTTCGATTGTGAGCCTATCCTTACAGGAGGAGCGTCATCATGTATCATTACATATTAGCGATGATGGTCGCGGCTTTGAAATGGGACTGCATAAGCAGGGTTCCTATGGTTTGACAATTATGGCGGAACGGGCGGAGAAGCTGGGCGGACAAGCCGAGATTATCAGCAAGCCGGGAGCGGGAACGACGATCCGTATTCACATCCCGACATTTGAACATAAGAACAGGGGAGCGGATGAGCGTGGACAAGATCAAAATATTGCTGGCGGATGA
- the yfcE gene encoding phosphodiesterase: MKLMFISDIHGSLHWLNKVLDKVQEEQPDQLILLGDYMYHGPRNPLPDGYDPAGVAEALNQYKSQIIGIRGNCDSEVDQMLLQFPMMGDDVQLYGNGRRIYVTHGHGYSIDKLPQLNVGDVFMQGHTHVPVADVKEGIYVLNPGSISLPKENYANSYGILQNDIFTVKDFDNQTIKSIALT, encoded by the coding sequence ATGAAACTGATGTTTATTTCTGATATTCACGGTTCACTGCACTGGCTGAATAAAGTGCTGGACAAAGTCCAAGAGGAGCAGCCAGATCAATTGATTTTGCTAGGGGATTATATGTATCATGGACCACGTAATCCGCTGCCGGATGGTTATGATCCCGCTGGTGTCGCTGAAGCGCTCAACCAGTATAAAAGTCAAATTATCGGTATTCGTGGCAACTGTGATTCTGAAGTGGATCAGATGCTACTGCAATTCCCAATGATGGGCGATGATGTTCAATTGTATGGAAACGGTCGACGTATCTATGTAACACATGGTCACGGCTATAGCATCGACAAGCTGCCACAGCTGAATGTAGGCGATGTATTTATGCAAGGGCATACGCATGTACCAGTTGCTGATGTAAAAGAGGGCATTTACGTTCTCAACCCCGGCTCCATATCATTGCCCAAAGAAAACTACGCCAATTCCTATGGCATTCTGCAAAACGACATCTTTACCGTCAAAGACTTTGACAATCAAACTATCAAATCCATCGCATTGACATAA
- a CDS encoding response regulator transcription factor, whose protein sequence is MSVDKIKILLADDHDMVRMGLKTYLMLDDRFEVIAEASDGQQVIQLLEQGMDGVMPDLILMDMMMPVMNGVEATRHLIRQYPYLKIVILTSFLEDEMVVEAIEAGAVSYILKTVSAEELIYALQGASRGMPVMTGDISQALTRGLRQRSTNQEESSDLTAREREVLMLIAEGLSNKEIAEELHISIKTVKTHVSNLLMKCELEDRTQLAIFAHRKGWVTQY, encoded by the coding sequence ATGAGCGTGGACAAGATCAAAATATTGCTGGCGGATGACCATGATATGGTACGTATGGGATTGAAGACGTATCTCATGCTGGATGATCGGTTTGAGGTAATTGCCGAAGCGTCGGATGGACAACAGGTTATTCAGCTGTTAGAGCAAGGAATGGACGGAGTCATGCCCGATTTGATTTTGATGGATATGATGATGCCAGTCATGAACGGAGTCGAGGCAACCCGTCATTTGATACGCCAATATCCCTATTTGAAAATAGTGATTCTGACCAGCTTTCTAGAAGACGAAATGGTCGTCGAGGCGATTGAGGCGGGAGCAGTCAGTTATATTTTAAAAACGGTTTCTGCGGAAGAATTGATCTATGCCCTACAAGGAGCCAGTCGCGGTATGCCTGTTATGACGGGCGATATTTCGCAAGCCTTGACGCGTGGGCTTCGTCAGCGCAGCACCAATCAGGAGGAATCATCCGATCTGACCGCACGTGAGCGCGAAGTATTGATGCTGATTGCTGAGGGGCTGAGCAACAAGGAGATCGCTGAAGAACTGCATATTAGTATCAAAACGGTCAAAACGCATGTTAGCAATCTGCTTATGAAATGCGAGCTGGAAGATCGTACACAGCTGGCGATTTTTGCGCATCGCAAAGGTTGGGTTACGCAATATTAA
- a CDS encoding response regulator transcription factor — MRPTILIIDDDEKIISMLRRGLAFEGYEVLTASNGAEGLSKMLENDPALMVLDVMMPQVDGFEVCRRVREAGISVPILMLTAKDEVENRVKGLDAGADDYLVKPFALEELLARVRALLRRKPDADSSNSNRLSFEDLTLDADAREVTRDGNRLELTAKEFELLHLFMQNPKRVLSRDLIMDKIWGYDYSGESNVLEVYIAMLRQKTEEHGGKRLIQTIRGAGYILRNNT; from the coding sequence ATGAGACCTACCATTCTAATTATTGATGACGATGAAAAAATTATTTCCATGCTCCGCCGAGGGCTGGCATTTGAAGGATATGAAGTATTGACCGCTTCGAATGGAGCGGAAGGATTAAGTAAAATGCTTGAAAATGATCCTGCGCTAATGGTGCTGGATGTGATGATGCCACAAGTGGATGGCTTTGAAGTATGCCGCCGTGTGCGCGAAGCAGGCATTTCTGTGCCGATTTTGATGTTGACCGCTAAGGATGAGGTGGAGAATCGGGTCAAAGGGCTTGATGCTGGCGCAGACGATTATCTGGTGAAGCCGTTTGCCTTGGAGGAGCTGCTAGCACGCGTACGGGCGCTTCTGCGCCGTAAACCGGATGCAGATAGCTCTAACAGTAACCGATTGAGCTTTGAGGATCTGACGCTGGATGCGGATGCGCGCGAAGTGACACGCGACGGCAACCGACTAGAACTGACTGCCAAGGAATTTGAACTGCTGCATCTGTTTATGCAAAATCCGAAGCGTGTGCTTTCGCGTGACCTGATCATGGACAAAATCTGGGGCTATGATTATAGCGGCGAATCCAATGTGCTTGAAGTGTATATTGCGATGCTGCGCCAAAAAACGGAAGAACATGGCGGCAAACGCCTGATTCAAACGATCCGTGGTGCCGGTTACATTCTGCGAAACAACACCTAA